In Moorena sp. SIOASIH, the sequence CGATCATCCGGTAAGGCACGAAAATCAAACTCTACCGGTGGTGCTGAAGTCCCTCGCACCGTGACGTCTTTAAAGGGTTTACCATTGGGTTGAGTAGCAATGTCTTCGAGAGTAAAGGAATTTTCTTCTGGCAAATAACCAGGCCAATTTCGAGAGGATGGTATTGGTACATCCCGAACCTGATCCACGAAAATTAATTGACCTGTGCCAAGTTTACTGGTATCTGGCTGTACTAAAAACTGGGCAGCCTTTTTCACGCCATCTGGTCCATTGCCAGTCACCACCAAGACCGGGTTACTGCCATCATTGACGGTGGTAAGTGCCAGCACACCGACATCATCGGGTAAGGGAATCTGATTCCCATCTAAAATCTGATTCCCGGAAAAGGTAAAGGGCAGTGCTAAAGATTTCAACACCGGTTGATCTCCAGGAGTCCCAATCACAACTAAACTATCGCCCCACTCTAATTCGTCGATAGTCTCTACCAAACGGGTGGTAATGGGACGGAAGTCAGCCAACCTGCCTAGGGAAGCCTGTAAACGAGGCGCAGCAGTCAACCAAGATTCTAAGGAATCCACGGATCGGGTCTGGACATTCCCCTTCGGCAACATATAAGCCATGCGATTGGCATCTAAGCTGAGTTGATCAAAGAAAGGATAAGGATAGCGACTGAAGTTTAGGGGGATAGGTTCAACTTGGTATTGGAAGATTAATTTTGAATCCGGCAAAACCTCAGTCCACAACGTGGCATCCCCTCCATCCGTACAGCCAGTGGTGTTGTGCTGCTGGGCTACTAGGGAAAGTTCATTGTAGTCCTGGATCAGGGTCGTTGGGATAGCAAACATGACGTTAGCCACCTGAGACTGCTTGCGGTTGAGAGGGACGCTTGCCACACTGGTGCCATTAATCCGCAAGGTCAGGTTAGAGCGATTTGCAATCAGGGCTGGTGAATGCTGGAAACGGATTAAGGCTTTGGCGGTTTTTACCTTCCAACCCCGAGGACGGGTAAAGCCCAGTCTTGCTTCCGAATAAACCCCCCGCATACGGAGGCGATTGCCTACAATCGGAGAACGGTTAAATTGCAAGATGTACTCACTTAATGGGATATTCGGCGTAGAAGCAATCGGATTTGGGGTAGATTGGGGCTGTGAACGAGGTCGGGACTGGGAGCGTGATTGGGTCCGCCGTGGTTGAGGTCGGGCAGCTGGTCGAGGTCGGGCGGGAGCAACCCTGGCTGGGGCTCGATTAGAGCGTCTTCGTGGTGGCGCTGCCGGAGCAGCTTTTGGTCGAGGTCGCGCAGCTGGCCGAGGCCGAGGTCGCGGTTTAGGTTTGTAGACTGGAGCCTTAGTGGGGGTTTTGGGTAAGGTGTATTTCTGGATGAACTGGTCTTCCTGTTTTCTGAGGTTACCGTCCCCTTGAGCTCTGGTTAGGGTAGTACCGATGCCGAGGGTTAAGACCATGCTTGCACATAGCAGCAACAAGGATAATCTAGGACCATAGAGAGCACGTCGTTGATGATTAGTCGTAGGATTTTGGGGTTGGGAGCGGCGAAACAAGAATTTCATAATTGTAACTATAGAGAATACTAGGAGAATAGTAAGATAACCATTAATTTATCAAGATAAGTTGTATTGTTTAGGCTTAACTTTAACGATTGAGACCATTTTTGTCACCTGTATCACCTGATTGATTGGTATAGATTGATCGGTATAGTTATCGGTATAGTTACTGGTATGTTTCCACTATTCCCGTCACTAACTCGGATTTAACAGGTTGCGGTCGATGGCTGTGGTAGGCAATAACCCTAACCAAGCTAAGTTTTGGGTATAATAGGCCGATTGATCATCCCAAATCCCTTCCTGATATTGTGGTATTAGTTTCTGCTCTATCAATTCCCTAGCCATGGCTGGCTCAATTAAACGTAGGGCAGAATAAAGCATGGCATATTGGGAAGTGGCTTCGTAAGTCACCGTTGGTTTTCCCTGGATATCAATCCTGGCGGGCAGCCTTGAGGAAGAACGCCACAGGGATTGCAAATGCTGGGTGGCAGTACCGAGATAAGAAAATGCTTCTGGGGTATTGAACCAAGCTGCATCCCAAGCAACCCTCCACCAGACTCGGTAGGCATCAAAGCTATAAGAACTTTTGAGTGGACTGTCTGGTGGCAATGGCTGGAATTTACCAGTTTCGGTGTCAAGGGCTACCCAATCGCTGGGTAAGCCTACAGCAGAAACCTGGGAAGACTCTTTTAACACCTGGTAACTACTATCGACCAAACTTAACCAGTCATGGTTGGGGTCAACTTGGGCAAAGAGACGAAAGGAGAAAGGAGCAAGATATGAGGGGTTGAGATATACAGTTGATGGAGAAGGGACAAAAGCTGCTACAGGACCTGGCAGAAGATAGCGCTTTCCCCTTACCTCTTTGGTGGACAAGTTCCACAAATCTTCCAGCTTAGTTAAGGCTAAGTCGAGATATTCCGGTCGATTCCAGCGACGGGAAGCGAGAATTAATGCTGTTGCTGCATCAATATCGGCATCGCTGGCAAAATTTCTGTCAATCGCACCCCAGTTACCGCTCTGATCACGACCCCACTTCCACACCCAGAGTTGGTCTTCGAGAGTACCATTAGTTCCTGAGCGTTTGAGATTGTTTTGAGACCATTCTAAGGTTAGGGCAAAGGTGGTGGGGTCATCGGCAATCACCGCTCGCAGCATCCCATAGGCTTGCCCTTCAGAGGTTGAGCGATCGCTAGCTTCGTAATCGATGACTCGCCCGTCTTTTTGAATAAATTTCTGTTTGTATACACTCCAACTTTCTGCTATGATAGTGCTTTCGTCTATAGGTAAAGCAGTATTCGGAGGGTCTGGCTCAGGATACTCACGGTAGACTGAAGAAGTTTTGCCTGGTGATGACTGGGGTGGTGAAGGGGTTTGAGACGGTCGTCTTGACAATTGATGGGGAGCACAACCCAATAGACTCAACATAATGGTTAAAGTAACGATAGAAACGCTGAGGGTGCGACCCATAAATAAACGTTGACGGCTGTTGTATGACATCGTTAATTAACTGCTCAAACATTTACTGCTCAAACATATTTGGATACAAGCTTCTAGATTGATCCAATGTGGTCTTGTAAGGCAAGAAGTCTGAACATCAGCCTAGCCTAAAAACATCAGAGTTCAGAATTATTGAATTCAGAGATAGGCTTTAAATGTCTGGATTATTCATTTGTGATTAGAAAATTACCACTTGTTAAGTGCTAATTGCCATTTGGGATTTTCCCTTGCCATACCTTAATCCTTTATACTTCATCCTTCATCCTTCATCCTTCATCCTTGACACTTCATCCTTTATACTTCATCTAGACTTCATCTTTGACACTTGACACTTCATTTAGACTTCATTTTTTATCCTTAATCAAAACGTTCCCAAGGCGGTTGGAAACCCCGGCGAAAAAGAAATCCTTCTTGGATTTGCTGTCTCTGACGGGACAGGGTAGCAGTACTAGACCCTCGACTGAATTCCTCCAGTCGTAGCTGTTCCAACTGTTCTAGGGCTTTGACTTTGAAGTCTTCTGTCTGATTTAGTCCAACTAAGGCGCGACGTACTCCAAAATCCAGGGGTTGGATCGCAAGACCCCTATAATAGAGTTGCTTGGCCGAGTCAAAGCGTCGTTGTTGGAAACGAACACCACCTAAAGCAGCAATAATCTCAGTGTTACTTGGTTCTGCGGTCAAAATCACCTGATAGGCACGTTCTGCTATGTCTAACTCATCAATCGCTTCTGCCAATCTTCCCTGCAATAAGTATGTTTGAACGGAGTAAGGAGCCCGATTGACTAATTCAATCACCTGAGCTCTAGCTAATTCTGGACTACGCTGAGCAATAACCTGAATTAAACGGCGGTTTACTGGTATGTTGTCTGGTTCAGATTGCAGCAGCGAAATGTATAGGGGTTCCCGTGTGGGATTGGCAGGTAGAGCACCAACTAAAGCAAAGAGTTCTTGGGGCGGAAGCACATTGCGTTGTGTCTGCAACCAATAGTAGACAAATGCCTCAGCTTGGGATTCTGGAATCAGATTCGCTTGATACGCAATTGTAGCTCGTGCTAGCTGTAGGTTAACATCACTAGGATTGAGCGCCACTAGTTGGTCATAAATTGCCACAGCTTCCCCTGGTCTATCCTGTAGCAGAAGTATAGATGACAATCCTTGCAATGCACCATTGAGAATATCCCGTTGTGGGTTGCTGGCAATTAAGGCTTGGTAACGCTGACGGCTAGCAATCCAATTCCCTTCACGACGTTCAATATCTGCCGCTAGCAACTGTACTGCCCGATCATCAGCTCCCTGGGGTGTCGCAGTATAAATAGCCAAAGCATTTCTAGCTGAGATCAAGTCATTGGCTTCAATGTAAAGTTGAGCGATCCGAAAGTACAAAAACGGGGCGTTAACCCCAGATGCCAGGATATTTTGGTAAATAGATAGAAATTCTGGCCCCGGCGGCTCGATCGGGATCAAGGCTTCTGCCACCGCTTGCAATTCGCTGGGTTCAGTAGGTAGGGGAATCAGTATGGTCGCTAGACGGTTGCTCAATTCCGCTTGAGAAATTAACCCGGTCTGACGTTCCAGACCCACGATCTTAATCATCAGACTACGGTTATCAGGCTCGAAGGCAAGCTGTTGTTGGTAAAGCTGCAATGCGGTTGCCCGTTCGCTGGGTATGCCTGTGAACACATCAGCTATCTCCCGAATTAAGTTAGGGTCATTAGGATTCTCTGCCAGTGCCTGGCGGTAGAGCATAGAGACTTGGGGTTCGAGGGCTGGATCTTGATTTTTATTGCGAATTTCATTTAGCGATCGCGCTAAGGGCAATGTGGCTTGAGGAAGACCTTGTAAAGGCTCTAATACAGCCAAGGCTTCAGAGATTTGTCCATTTTCAGCATAGGCTTGGGAGAGGGCGGCTCGGGTTTGGATGCCTAGGTCATCCAGCTGATCGATTAGGGCGAATCCCACTAACTCGTTTTCCAGAACCTGCACCGCCTGAGCCGCATTACCAGTTTGCCTTAAGGATTGGGCATAAGCCAGGACAGCATAGCCACTAATCACATTCCCTGTCGCGAGGTATTGATTAAAGAGTTCCAGACCCCTTTGAGGGTTACCGTTGTAGGTGTAAACTTCTGCTGCCCCTATTAGCACATCTGGAGTAGGATCCGTTTGCAGCACAATTTCATAGTCTGCGATCGCTTTACCAAATCGTTGCTGATAACCATACAGCAGAGCTCGCCTGCCACGAGCTTCTGTATCATTGGGATTAATATCGAGCAAGACCGTAAGGGCTTCAATTCCCTGAGCCTGCCATTCTTGTTTATAAGTCCCGAACAGACCTACTGCACTTAGGGCTAACTCATTGGTAGGGTCTTCAGCGAGCACCTGTTGATAGGCATCCCAGGCTTGGTCAATCAATCCCTGTCGGCGGTAGGCGATGGCTAGGCCAATCTTCGCATCAATGGATTGGGGATAACGCTGGACAGCTTGCTCAAACTCTTTAATTGCCTCCTCTACTCGTCCTTCCCTGAGCAGATTAAAGGCTTTGATAATCGGCACCGGAGTAGTTTGAGCTTGAACTGCCTCAAGGCAAAAGGCAAGAGGGAAAAGGGAAACAGTTAAGGGTAAGAGGTAAACGGTCAATGGTAATAGGTAAATGGGAAAAGACCTTACCACACGGCGGCACTGATGGCAAGGTGAATCCAGTCCCTTTGCCTTTTGCCTCTGACCCGAAGATTCTCCGCTCTTTATGGGGGGTAAGCCTTTTCCCTTGTTCCTTTTGCCTTCCTCTAGAATCATTGAGTCAACCTACCTCTAGGAGTTACATCAAAATCGGTTTTCAATCGAAATCCGGCAAACGTTTCCTTTAAACTATTGCGTTGCTGAAGGCTAAAACCAAGCCGCACATTAGGTAAAAATTGGAAATCGTAGTATAGCTCTAAGACATCTGGTACATCATCCCCATTTTCCTGGCGCAATTCCTCATTGGAGAGATCCCGACCATAGGCTAATCCTACCCGGTCATTCTTAGAAAACAAATCCAAGAAGGTGATTCCGAAACTGAAGGTGTTTCCCTCTTCATCCAAATCCCGGTTGCGGTAAACCCCATAGCGACCAAATATGCCCATATTCAGTTCAGGAATAAACACTTCGCCATTGACACCAAATGCTTCTTCATCATCATTCTTGTTGATGCCAAAGTCATCCCTTCCCCGTTCGATGGAGAAAATTTCCCGGAAGCCACTATTGGCACCACCATCCCTGCCTGAGGCATAGGTTCCTCGCACGATCACATTATCGTAGCGCAAACCAATTTCTCCAGCCAAGCCATTGAGGTCAAATCGCTCCAGACTTTCAGCTGATGAAAACAGAGCAACTTTGCCTTCTATATTGTCTGTCACTGCCCAGTTAACCAATAAACCTGGACGAGATGCGATCGCAGTAGCACTCAAGGCTGGATTAGTTTGAAAAACTGGATTAAAGAAATGGCTTACCCCATCCTTGGCAAAACTATTCCGATCAAAGTAGGAGGTTAAATCCAACTGACCGACAGAAAAGCGCAGAGTGGGTAAGGTGCTAGCAGGAGCAGCGGTAAAGAACAACTGATTGATAGTTGCCCCTTCGTTAGGTGAGTCTACCAATTGGTCATTTTCGCTAGTCAGATCTAGGGTAGCTCCAAACAGGAATTGGGGCGTTAGCACATAGTTTCCGTCCAAGCGAGCTCTGGCTACTGAATTTTCCCCTTGATTCACGAAGCTGCCTTGGAAACGCAAGGATGCTGGGGTGAGAGCGGTAGTAGGCAGCAACGGGCGACCGGGGGATTGGGCAGTTGGGGGAGAGGTTGGTCGATTCAGGTTTGAGTTAGGAGCCGGTGGCCAGGGTTGTAGTGCTGGTTGCAAGAAGGGTACTTGACCAAAGCCAGGGGTATTGGGATTGGGCACCACTGGGATCGGAGTGACTTGCCCTGGTAGGGGTGGTTGGGGGGTGGCTGGGAAAGGAGATTGACCAAAGCCAGGGGTGTTGGGATTCGGCACCACTGGGATGGGGATGAATTGACCTGGTACCTGACCTGGAGGGGTGGCTGGAAAAGGAGACTGGCTCAAGCCAGGGATGTTGGGATTGGGCATCATTGGTATCGCAATGACTTGCCCTGGTACCTGCCCTGGAATATTGTTCAAATACGGTAGCTGACCTAAGCCCAAGCCATAACTACTGCCCCCTATCGGAATGGGATTGATCGGGACTACTGGCCGGGGGGATGGGGAACTTCTCAGATAGGGCAGCTGACCTAAACCTGAATTGTAAGGACTACCCCTCATGGGCATGGAATTGACTGGGGCTGGCAGAGGAGCGGGCATAGGTCTCGGGTAGGGCAACTGACCGAAGCCAGGGTTATAGGTAGTACCCCCCATCGGAATGGGATTGACTGGAGCTGGCAGGGGAGCCGGTGTAGTTCTCAAATAAGGTAGCTGTCCTAACCCAGGGTTATAGCTAGGGTTATAGCTAGGGCTATAGCTAGGGTTATAGCTAGGGTTATAACTATTTATTCCCTGGGGGGTTGACATGCCGAACCCAGCCGTTGGCATCAATAGTACCGTTTGTGGTAAGTATGGCAATTGACCAGGTAACCCATTACTCGTACCCAACGGCATCGACCCAGTTACTCCTGGGATCATCGGCATCAATAGTACCGTTTGTGGCACGTAAGGGAAATAGCCCCAATTCGGGTTAGGAGTATTGCTTCCCAACGGCATCGAGTTAGGAAGTGCTGGCAATGGCGCTGGTGTCTTGCTTTGTGGGAAGACAGGCAGTTGTCCTACCGATTGATTTTGGTAGTTATTCAGAAATAGGGGTGTGGCCGTTCCTTGCCCTAGCTGTTCCGGCAGGGTTGGTGGGGAAGGAGGTAGTTGCTTGAACTTGTTGGGAAGTTTACCAGCATTGGACGGAATTGGGTCTGTTGGTACTGGCAAAGGTGCGGTTTTTGCTTGGGAGGTTGTCTGTTGGTTCGAGCTAGAGTTGGCACTATTTGGAACTAACTTCGGAATTAGGGATGGCAGCAGCTGATTACAGGATGTGTTTGTTTGACAGTTGCTCCAGTTAGCTGGGACTACTCCTTGCAAATCTACACTCGAACTGCTGCCATAGGGCAACAGTTGGGTTAGCTTGAACTCCGTCCACTTTAAGTCTATTTGCTCTAGGTTTAGCAACGCCGATGATGACACTAGAGGCTTTTGATGTGATGGGGTTAAAGCTAACTGGTCTATTTTAGTGTCAGCTTTAGTGTCAGCAGATTTCTTCTGGGTGACTAGCTTAGAGTTAGCTGGTTTGCTCTGTTTGAGTTGCGACGATTCAGGGACTGATGAGCCTAGTTTCGAGGTAGAGTCAGGGTTAGGTCGATGAGAGACTTTAGTGTTATTGGGGAGGGATGACTTTGGTAACCCATCCCTCTGTTCTGGTTTTAGCTCCAGTTTCCCTGGTTTTTGAGGCTGGTCAGATGACTCAGGAATTGGAGAACCCACCTTTTTGCTAGTGGTGGTGTTTGGAGAAACCAAGGCTTGGGCTTTTCCGAAGGCTGGGACTGCCCTAGCTCTAGACCTTGCATAGGGTGACCTGAACTTGGGTTTAGTTGCTTGTCCTTCCTGGCGGTTACCTCTCGGCTGGGGTAGGGTAGCTCTGTTCTCCCTGCCGCTACTGCTTAGTGAAGTTAGTGAAGCCGACTTTTTGCCTTTGAAGCGTGCTGGAAGAACCTTGGCTATATCCTCTGGCTGGGGGGTAGCCGTCGGCTGGATTGGAGCAGCTGCGGTTTTTTTGGAGGGAGTCCTTCGAGGGGTAGCTGAGCTTTGGGTTTTGAGCCGTGCAGGAACAGCTTTGGGTGTAGACTCCCGTTTGGCTAATTTTTGCTGCTGCAACCGAGATAATGGTAAATCTCCTTGCCTGGTAGCGGCAGAACTTGGCTGAACAGCCTTGGTTTTAAGTAGTGGAGGGATAGCCTTAGGGGTAGCCCTTGACTGGCGTGACCCTAACTTAGGCTTAGCTGCCCGTTTAGCTGCTTGTTCAGTCTGGGATAAGGCGTGCGGCAGCACAGGTGAAGCCACTTTTCTGGTGGATTTGGTACTTGGTGCAGAAGACTTTTGGGTCTTAATTAGCTCAGGGATTGTCTCCTGTTGACTTCCAAGCTTTCCTAGTGCTACAATTTTGCTTTGGGCTACTTCTTCACTTTCCTCACTAACGGATTGACCTGAATCATTGCTCTGATTTGTCCGGAGCTGCTCTAAGAACTTAGTATGTTTATATATAGCAGTTGCCTGAGCTGGTTCAATGGCACTCAAGGACAGCATCCAGACTACGGCGAATGACCCAGTACTAAGTAGTTGCATCCATAGAAGGACATTCTTGACTATCCATCTCAGACATTGACTAGTTGTTTGCTGGATTGTCTGGGTTTTTTGACTAATCAATCCTTTCTGTAAACCCTGTCGCCGCTCTAGGAAAGGGCTTGGTTTTGGGCGACTCATACTACCTCCACTCTCATTGATCTTGCCTGACCAGTTATGGTCAAAAATTTAGGACACACCCAGTTTTAGATTATTTTGGCTCAGATTTGTTGAAAAATGAACCAATATTAGCTCAGATACCTCAGATTTTCCTGGACTGTTAGTGATCTAAGCCAAAACTATCACCAAAATTACCATTACTAGAGTTTAGTGCTTAGCTCGATTTGTCGCCAACTAGATCACGCTTGGGTTACTGATCAGGTTTGCTGATAGTCAATGGTTGCTGGCATCGATGAAGCCATCAAACCATCAACATAGATATCTAATCCCCCCAATATTTAACAACCAAATCAGCTCCCTGACTTCACCTTTTGAGGAAGTGCCGATTTTTTGGGTGGAAACCTGCAAAACCTCTTTGAGGGGATAATGTTGGCCGTGCGCTTTAGCACATCGCTTCGCGCTTCGTCAATGTTATCGATGGATACTATCCAAAACCCACTGTCTTACCCCTGCTAGGACTGTTTAAGGTTTCGGTTCTAGAGCTTGGAACTATCACGTATTCCAAGGTAGGACTTGAACACTTGCCGATAACTTAGCCAATCTTAATGGTCATTACTGCTCAGCTAACTAAAGTTAGAGGCTTGATGTCCCTTCACCCTCCTGTGGGTAGTGCTGACTGTGGTTATGTTCGTAGAACTTCACCAACATTAGTCTTAACACAAAGTTGTTGGCAAATCCCAACAACTAGGATTTTTAGCTTTGGGGATGGAATTGACAACTGTTAATCAAAATCCGGAGAAAATCGGTTAAAATTAGTTAAACCCACAAGAGTAACCGGACCAATTTCTCAGGCTTAACATCCTTAGGTGCCCTTGACCCATTAAAAATTAAATTCGCTCAAGGTGCGCGCCTCCAAGGGCCGGGTTCCCCGGCCTTGGGTCGTACCTCAAGGTGCGCGCCTCCAAGGGCCGGGTTCCCCGGCCTTGGGTCGCACCTCCCGAAGTCCCTACGGGATTATAGGAAAGACGAGGCAGATTGCGAGACAATCACAGAGTGGAATTGATTAACAAGTAATGGGACTAGGCTTTTTGAGTCGAAAGAATAGTGAGCTGTGCCGTGCAGCCATTACTGATTGAACCAGTAAGAACAATTGAGCGGTTTCAATTTTATACAGTTGGGTTCTCACGGTACTCAGCTAGTCTTTACAAAATAATTGAGGGGTCAGACCCCTCAGTAATTCTAGTACAGGATTTTACTTATGGCAATTGAAAGATCAGTAAGATCAACTGACTATCATAAAAATCCTAAAAGATGCCGCTAATTTGGTGATCAAAGTGCTCCAGGAAAGTCCTCCTCCCTGGAGCAGTAAGTAACAACACAAATTGATTGTCCCAACTCAGAGGTGCGTCCGGAAGTTTTAAACCTCAGGGTTGACAGATGCAGTTAATCAGCTGCTCTAACCAGGGCAAAAGCATCTAAATTCTAGAAGCCTTACTCATTCATAAGCAAAAATACTTATCCCATCAATTTCATATCCAGTAGGCATTTCAAAATAAGATGCGAATACCGCTGCTGCTCTAACAACTTTAGGTTGACAATCAATCCTCGCTCTATGAGGAGGGGGGAGACTTCAACGACCAATTCCCAAATAGGAGAAACCAGCACGTTCTAGCTGGATCCGATCTAGGCAGTTGCGACCATCAATGATCACCGGATTATTCATCAGCTCAGCCATTTTACCATAGTCGAGCTTCTGGAACTGATCCCAATCTGTAACTAACACTAAAGCATCACAGCTATCAGCCAACCGTTCTGGATCCGTTTCGACAATCACGTTAGATAGACCATGACGCATCCCAGTTTGGGAAATAATTGGGTCATAGGCTTTGACCTTGGCCCCGAGTCGGTTTAGTTCCTCGACCAGATTTAGAGCAGGAGCATCCCGCATATCATCAGTATTGGGCTTAAAGGTCAAACCCAACAGCCCTACTGTTTTACCTTTGAGGATTTTCAGCTCTTTCTGGAGTTTTTCAACGGCAAGTAGACGTTGGCGTTTGTTGACACTGACAGTGGCTTTAAGCAAATCTGCTTCATAACCGTAATCTTCAGCGGTATGGAGTAGTGCTAAGACATCTTTGGGGAAGCAAGAACCACCCCAGCCAATTCCTGCTTGTAAAAACTTGTTGCCAATCCGGGAATCTAAACCAATGCCTTGGGCAACTTGGGTAACATCAGCACCTACGCGATCGCAAATATTGGCAATTTCATTAATAAAGCTAATTTTAGTAGCCAAAAAGGCATTAGCCGCATATTTAATCATCTCAGCAGAGCTGAGGTCTGTAGCTAGCACAGGAACTGGGGGAAGGGATTTGTCTTCAGCAAACTGGCGTTCGACAATTGGTTGATACAGTTCCTTCATCATTGCGATCGCTTTTTCGCTATTGCCTCCTAGGACAATACGGTCTGGATTAAAGGTATCGTAAACTGCTGAACCTTCTCGGAGAAACTCTGGATTACTGACCACATCAAAATCCGCCGTAATTTCTTCTGCTGGTTCAGTTTCAGCTTGCCCTCCTGCAGTTACCAAAGATTTCTGGCGTTCAGCTACCCCATCTAGGACAATCATCCGTACCCAATCTCCAGAACCAATGGGTACCGTTGATTTGTTAACAATTACTTTGTAACCATCCTTAAGATGGGATCCAATCCCTCTGGCAACAGCTTCCACATAACGAGTGTCACTTTCTCCGGTAGGTAGAGGGGGAGTTCCCACTGCAATGAATAAAATTTCCCCATGGTCTACCCCAGCCGCCAAATCTGTGGTAAACTCAAGTCTACCTGCATTAGCTGACTCTTGCATTATTTCCGACAGTCCCGGTTCATAGATGGGGGACTGTCCAGATTTCATCAGCTTAACTTTTTCTTCGTTGTTGTCTACACAGATTACATGATGACCGATATGGGCTAAGCAAGCGCCAGTTACTAAGCCCACATATCCTGTACCAATTACACAAACGCGCATGGAGCTATGCCTCAATTAATATAAACTTCAATCGTTAGTAAACGTTAGGAAAGTCTCACGGTTGGAGCCAAAGATAGTATTGGCACCCTGACCTGAGGTTGATTGATTTAATTAAATCTGATTGTTTTCCTCTTGAGGAGTTAAACGCTTACGGAAATCGGACACTGTCAAATCTAACCCTTCTGACAAAGGAATAGTAGGTTCCCAACCTAGTAAAGTTTTAGCTTTACTAATGTCTGGTTGACGACGTCGGGGGTCATCCTGAGGTAGAGGCTTAAAGATAATTTCTGTATCAGGATTCACCATTTTTTGAATCGCCTGAGCGAGTTCTAATATAGTGTATTCTCCAGGATTTCCGAGATTAATCGGTCCGGTATGGTCATTATTCATAAGTCGAATTAGTCCTTCGACTAAGTCGGAGACATAGCAAAAACTTCGGGTCTGTGAACCATCCCCATAAACCGTTAAGGGTTCCCCCTTCAGAGCTTGCACCACAAAATTGCTAACGACTCGCCCATCATTTTCCAGCATTCGAGGACCGTAGGTGTTAAAAATGCGGGCTACACGAATGTCTACACCATTCTGTCGATGGTAGTCAAATGCGAGGGTTTCTGCCACTCGCTTGCCTTCATCGTAACAACTGCGAATCCCAATGGGATTGACATTACCCCGATAATCTTCTGACTGGGGATGGACATCCGGATCCCCGTATACCTCAGACGTGGATGCTAATAAGAATCTCGCCTTCACCCGTTTGGCTAACCCTAACATGTATAGGGTACCCATGACATTGGTTTTGATAGT encodes:
- a CDS encoding UDP-glucose/GDP-mannose dehydrogenase family protein, whose protein sequence is MRVCVIGTGYVGLVTGACLAHIGHHVICVDNNEEKVKLMKSGQSPIYEPGLSEIMQESANAGRLEFTTDLAAGVDHGEILFIAVGTPPLPTGESDTRYVEAVARGIGSHLKDGYKVIVNKSTVPIGSGDWVRMIVLDGVAERQKSLVTAGGQAETEPAEEITADFDVVSNPEFLREGSAVYDTFNPDRIVLGGNSEKAIAMMKELYQPIVERQFAEDKSLPPVPVLATDLSSAEMIKYAANAFLATKISFINEIANICDRVGADVTQVAQGIGLDSRIGNKFLQAGIGWGGSCFPKDVLALLHTAEDYGYEADLLKATVSVNKRQRLLAVEKLQKELKILKGKTVGLLGLTFKPNTDDMRDAPALNLVEELNRLGAKVKAYDPIISQTGMRHGLSNVIVETDPERLADSCDALVLVTDWDQFQKLDYGKMAELMNNPVIIDGRNCLDRIQLERAGFSYLGIGR
- a CDS encoding UDP-glucuronic acid decarboxylase family protein encodes the protein MRILVTGGAGFIGSHLIDRLMAEGHEVICLDNFYTGHKRNILKWLAHPYFELLRHDITEPIRLEVDQIYHLACPASPVHYQYNPVKTIKTNVMGTLYMLGLAKRVKARFLLASTSEVYGDPDVHPQSEDYRGNVNPIGIRSCYDEGKRVAETLAFDYHRQNGVDIRVARIFNTYGPRMLENDGRVVSNFVVQALKGEPLTVYGDGSQTRSFCYVSDLVEGLIRLMNNDHTGPINLGNPGEYTILELAQAIQKMVNPDTEIIFKPLPQDDPRRRQPDISKAKTLLGWEPTIPLSEGLDLTVSDFRKRLTPQEENNQI